The genomic stretch TCCTCTGGAtctattgaagaaaaagaatcgTCGAGTTCTAACACCAACACCAATACTAACGTCAATTCCAACTCAAAAACAGATGCCGTTCTTCCTACGGCTGGTTCGAATGACTTGGATATCGTGGGTGCCATCGGAAATCTCGACTTGGATGACGATTTTGCTGTAGACTCGAACGAGGCTCTTTCCCAAGGTCATCCTTCCAAGTCCACCACTCCTTTTCTGCAACAATCAACCTTTTTGTATGGGGACAACGTGAACAGTTACCAGTTCTACCACCCTCATTACCCTCCGCCACCTCACCAAGGCTCGTTGACACCTAACCCCTCTCTTGGAGGCTTTGCTCCTACTACCTTTGGAGCTTCAAACACGCCTTCCTCTACTTGGAACAACTCGTTCATTCCTTCGTCTGCTCCTCCATTTACTTATAACAACGCTGGAAACAACGGTAACAAGGATTTGGCTGCAGATTTGCCCTCTTTTGTCAAGTCTTTTGAACTTCCTTCGACTGACgaatctgaatctggtTCAGGCAATGATAAGAACGCCGACAAGAGCTCTAACGCATCTAACTCTGCCAATGTCAACTCCAATGTAGCCCTTTTCTCCTCTCCTTTTGGCGGAATCTTGGACTCCCAACTCCATTTTATGCCTACTGCCAATCTTTCTGGCGGCCACATGGTCAACGACAAGAACGGTGAATCTGAAAACGACTTGGGCTTGCTGGAGAAGGGCTCCAGCAACTTCCAGGGATCTTCTCCTCTTGACTTCAATTCCCACCAGATGAACGTTAAGAAAGGAGGCTACGACTTAGCTGGTGTTCCTCCATTTCCTACAGGTTTGAACGACAACTTATCGATGCTTCCCAACGTAATGGGTCATCCTGGAGCTCCGGGAGGCCCCATGCCCAACATGTGGAACCAGCAGATGATGAATTCTCAGTTGCACCCCACAAATATGAGAAACACCTATGACGGCAGAGGCATGGctcctccacctcctcctcaGAGCGGAATGCATCCTAACCATCACATGATGGGCCAATTCAACAACGGTGCCAACTCAGGAACTCGTGGAAACAGCAATAGCAGCGGCAACCACCACAATGGCCGCCACCGTGGCAATTACATGAACGATGGTATGAATGTCCATCGCAAGATGCACAACAGCATCAACAGTAGCAATGGCCACGGCAGAAGAAAAGGCGACGATGCTTCAAAGTATGCCAATGCCAAATTGAGTGATTTTACGGGCGAGATCTTCTCGTTGTGTAAAGACCAGCATGGTTGTAGATTCTTGCAACGTCAGTTGGACTTGGGCCGTGAAGTTGCAGAAGGCAGGAATACCGATTCTTCTGTCTTGTCAAACGACATTGCTGCCACTATGATATTCAACGAAATCTACTTgaaaattgttgaattgatGACGGATCCGTTCGGCAACTACTTGATTCAGAAGTTATTTGAGAACGTTTCCGTAGACCAGAGAATTATCTTGGTCAAAAACGCCGCTCCTGAGTTCATTCGTATTGCATTAGATCCACACGGTACGAGAGCTTTGCAAAAGTTGGTGGAGTGCATTTCTACCGAAGAGGAGTCGAAGTTGATTATTGGTTCCTTGAGCCCTCATATTGTATCTTTATCGAGAGACTTGAACGGTAACCATGTAGTACAGAAGTGTttgcagaagttgaagccGGAAGAGAACCAGTTCATCTTCGAAACAGCATCATTGCATTGCAACGAAATCGCTACTCACAGACACGGCTGTTGTGTCTTACAGAGATGTTTGGACCACGGCAACTCGGACCAACGTAGGCAGTTGTCGTTAAAGGTGGCTGAAAATGCCACCAACTTATCGCTTGACCCATTCGGCAACTACGTAGTTCAGTATGTCTTGTCCAGAGGTGACGAGGGATCGATCCAGATCATCATGGATCAcatcaagtccaacatcATTTCTTTATCGCTCCACAAATTCGGTTCCAACGTCATTGAAAAGTCGTTGagaatcaacaagttgaccAACACCTTGATCGACGTCTTGTTGAAGCACCAGGACAGATTCTCGGACATGTTGAATGACGCCTTTGGTAACTACGTGTTGCAAACCAGTTTGGATGTAGCCAATCCGCAGGACTTGAACAGCTTGTCTCAAGCGTTGCAGCCCTTGTTGCCCAATATCAAGAATACTCCTCATGGCAGAAGGATTATGACCAAGATCCAGAGCATTATGTGAGGTTTGCTTGTTGTGCCATTTTTGTCTTGACGAAAGTCTTGCTTGTTTATATAGCTGTATTTTAGACTGTACATTATACGGAAGCATACTATGTATGATTAATATAATTATGATAGCGTAATTAGAAGTGCTAGAGAGATACAAATATTTAGAGGTACGAAGACAGAGGTAGAAAGTAGCCGTATTAGGACTCTACGCAATTGAAACATTGGATTTCTAGTAATATGTAGCGTAGAAATTATTTTGAGCTTGAGCTTGTATTTGATTTGTAAATCTCGGGCGAGTTTTTCCTTGGGGAATACCAGAAGATAGAGGCGCAGATGAATATAAAGCACATGTCATGAGAGACCTCATTGTTGCAGCCCTCCTCTATGGCTGAATATGTCCTCCCAAATCAGCCTATCAACTGCTCTATTGAAGGATGCATTTGTTCTTGCTGTGAGCGAAGATTCTGCTACAGATTTCTTCACTCATGCATTAAACGCACAGCGGTTCCCCAATTGGCTGCGACAACTACGAAATCAGGATAAGATCTCAAAGACAACGGCAAGATATTGTCCATTGTCTACTATTTGCAAAGTTAGGAATAGAGGTTCGAGATAAGCGAGACTACGGCAAGCTGGCGAAGTTGATAATTACACTTTTAGGTTTGTAGCTATGCAATAACAAAATTCTACTCCAAAAGGGCTCCGGCTTCAGCTATTGCGGTACATGCTCAACGGACCTAGAACCCTCCTTAAGTACGCCTGAGCAAGGCCAGAATGGGTTTTAGAGTTGTGGAGTTGCACAGTTAAGAAAAATGTTAGAACTTTTAGGATTGTCCATAAATTGAGCTATAAAAGGAAGTTACAAGATAAGGCAGGCACCATTATATAGGTAGAATTATACAGAATACATACAATTAGAGGTCTATGGATGCTGGACTATAAATAGAATGGTGATTTGTCTTTAACACccaaatgaaattgaagtagGAAATTGCAATCGATAAGGTTGCATTTACTTTATAACCGCTTGCCGCACCAAAAAATAACATAATGGTGCTGAATAATATTCTATTTTGTGAGAATATTATTTAGACTAGGTACTTGTGTCAAATTTCACTATTAACTAAACGGCTTTCCttatttttcaaagtcttgttccattcttcttttcttttatCGTACAattattgttgatcttcACTATCTGTAGATCTGTCGCTCATGGGAAGCGTCAAATCGGAGGCGGCAAGACGGCCCGCACCCCACACCGGccagttcaagatgaagcTCTCCTCCACAGAATCTATGTCCAACCAGACAAGCTTCGCTCTGATAAGTACGTCTGTATCATCCGACGATTCACCTTCTACGTCTGGTAGTTCGTCTAAAccgaaaatgaaaaagagaaagtatTCCCGTGGTGGCTGTCGTGAGTGTAAAAGGCGGAAGATGAAGTGTGACGAAGGAAAGCCACATTGCC from Scheffersomyces stipitis CBS 6054 chromosome 2, complete sequence encodes the following:
- a CDS encoding RNA binding protein (go_funtion RNA binding), with product MTNLQSRSASLSTTVDDSSIVSSPPAALPSFGTKPSMRSASIGSSFFHKDTPNFFGSKSAAVADTSSGSIEEKESSNAVLPTAGSNDLDIVGAIGNLDLDDDFAVDSNEALSQGHPSKSTTPFSQQSTFLYGDNVNSYQFYHPHYPPPPHQGSLTPNPSLGGFAPTTFGASNTPSSTWNNSFIPSSAPPFTYNNAGNNGNKDLAADLPSFVKSFELPSTDESESGSGNDKNADKSSNASNSANVNSNVALFSSPFGGILDSQLHFMPTANLSGGHMVNDKNGESENDLGLSEKGSSNFQGSSPLDFNSHQMNVKKGGYDLAGVPPFPTGLNDNLSMLPNVMGHPGAPGGPMPNMWNQQMMNSQLHPTNMRNTYDGRGMAPPPPPQSGMHPNHHMMGQFNNGANSGTRGNSNSSGNHHNGRHRGNYMNDGMNVHRKMHNSINSSNGHGRRKGDDASKYANAKLSDFTGEIFSLCKDQHGCRFLQRQLDLGREVAEGRNTDSSVLSNDIAATMIFNEIYLKIVELMTDPFGNYLIQKLFENVSVDQRIILVKNAAPEFIRIALDPHGTRALQKLVECISTEEESKLIIGSLSPHIVSLSRDLNGNHVVQKCLQKLKPEENQFIFETASLHCNEIATHRHGCCVLQRCLDHGNSDQRRQLSLKVAENATNLSLDPFGNYVVQYVLSRGDEGSIQIIMDHIKSNIISLSLHKFGSNVIEKSLRINKLTNTLIDVLLKHQDRFSDMLNDAFGNYVLQTSLDVANPQDLNSLSQALQPLLPNIKNTPHGRRIMTKIQSIM